A DNA window from Carnobacterium funditum DSM 5970 contains the following coding sequences:
- a CDS encoding phosphoglycerate dehydrogenase translates to MKKAIWLAYETTKDQLEAIREIAPNYELIKAWDEKSVTDFPLDNIEIIYGWKGQKSKELLGNKNSNLKWIQGQAAGVDFLDLDSLKKNKIILTNGSGIHSIPIAESVFGMLLTYTRGIKEAIKNQRTNTWNQTKSLIEIHGKTIMIVGTGKIGKEIGRLAKAFNMKTIGINSNGRKVEFMDETYAQEALKEQVSQADIVVNILPLTQKTIHFFNDDLFHSFKDKTLFLNVGRGPSVDISSLIRALDSGKVAFAGLDVFEQEPLAAESPLWNREDVLITSHISGIAENFKKRLFAIFEKNLRTYVANEPLTENVVDYEKNY, encoded by the coding sequence ATGAAAAAAGCAATTTGGCTAGCATATGAAACGACAAAAGATCAATTGGAAGCAATAAGAGAAATAGCGCCTAACTATGAATTAATCAAAGCGTGGGATGAAAAAAGTGTGACGGACTTTCCGTTAGACAACATTGAAATTATTTATGGTTGGAAAGGTCAGAAAAGCAAAGAATTACTCGGAAATAAAAACAGCAACTTAAAATGGATTCAAGGTCAAGCTGCGGGAGTAGATTTTTTAGATTTAGATAGCTTAAAGAAAAATAAGATTATCTTAACGAATGGTAGTGGGATTCATAGTATTCCTATTGCGGAATCGGTATTCGGTATGCTTTTAACCTATACAAGAGGGATAAAAGAAGCCATTAAAAATCAGAGGACAAATACTTGGAATCAAACTAAAAGTCTGATAGAGATACATGGCAAAACAATAATGATTGTCGGAACAGGAAAAATTGGCAAAGAAATTGGCCGATTGGCAAAGGCTTTTAATATGAAAACAATCGGGATAAACAGCAACGGACGTAAAGTCGAGTTCATGGATGAAACATATGCTCAAGAAGCGCTAAAGGAACAAGTATCACAAGCAGACATAGTTGTAAATATTTTACCATTAACTCAAAAAACGATTCATTTTTTCAACGATGACTTGTTTCACTCATTTAAGGATAAAACACTTTTTTTGAATGTTGGGCGCGGTCCATCAGTAGATATTTCGAGTTTAATTAGAGCTTTAGATAGCGGAAAAGTCGCTTTTGCAGGGTTGGATGTTTTTGAACAAGAACCGTTAGCAGCAGAAAGTCCGTTGTGGAATCGTGAAGATGTACTGATTACTTCTCATATATCTGGGATTGCAGAAAATTTCAAAAAACGATTGTTTGCTATTTTTGAAAAAAATCTACGTACTTATGTTGCGAATGAACCCTTAACTGAAAATGTTGTTGATTACGAAAAAAACTATTAA
- a CDS encoding transporter substrate-binding domain-containing protein, giving the protein MKKTMILGLIAVASLTLGACGTKEKEANQNEQTAWEEIEDRGVLKVATSGTLYPSSYHEKETDKLTGYEVEVIREVADRLKVKIDFTEMGVDGMLTSVNSGAIDVAAMGIDRDGEDADKYNYTIPYKYSYGAMVVRKSDNSGIETLEDLKDKKAAGAATTSYMKVARHYEAKEVIYDNATNDQYLSDVANGRTDVILNDYYSQKLAVAALPEIPVKVHDIFYNPSETNYSMKKGNDELTEKINTALEEMISDGTLSELSKEFYDGEDVTEQIDYDFPVIELSE; this is encoded by the coding sequence TTGAAAAAGACAATGATTTTAGGATTAATAGCAGTAGCTAGTCTAACCTTAGGAGCTTGTGGGACAAAAGAAAAAGAGGCCAATCAAAATGAACAAACAGCGTGGGAAGAAATTGAAGATCGTGGCGTGTTAAAAGTTGCTACGTCAGGAACCCTTTATCCTAGTTCATACCATGAAAAAGAAACAGATAAATTAACTGGCTACGAAGTTGAAGTTATTCGTGAAGTCGCCGATCGGTTAAAAGTAAAAATAGACTTTACAGAAATGGGAGTAGACGGAATGTTGACTTCTGTTAATAGTGGAGCCATAGATGTAGCAGCAATGGGAATTGATCGGGATGGAGAAGATGCGGACAAATACAATTACACTATCCCATATAAATACTCTTACGGCGCGATGGTCGTCAGGAAATCAGATAATTCAGGAATTGAAACTTTAGAGGATTTAAAAGATAAAAAAGCAGCAGGTGCAGCGACAACTTCTTACATGAAGGTCGCCCGTCATTATGAAGCAAAAGAAGTTATTTATGATAATGCGACAAATGACCAGTATCTAAGTGATGTAGCTAACGGTCGAACAGATGTTATATTAAATGATTATTACTCTCAAAAACTAGCAGTAGCAGCACTACCGGAGATTCCGGTCAAAGTGCACGATATTTTTTATAATCCTTCTGAAACAAACTACTCTATGAAAAAAGGAAACGACGAGTTAACCGAAAAAATAAATACAGCATTAGAAGAAATGATTTCTGATGGAACGTTATCAGAATTATCAAAAGAATTTTATGATGGGGAAGATGTAACCGAACAAATAGATTATGATTTTCCAGTAATTGAATTATCGGAGTAG
- a CDS encoding amino acid ABC transporter permease — protein MLDVQWQYIFDPMLALDSLPYVLKGLGYTLGISVTSMIIGMGLGFFLAIMRMSDVKVADILARIYISFMRGTPLLVLLFILYFGFPFIGIQFSAVNAAIIGFSLSSSAYIAEIMRSALLSVDKGQWEAAYALGLKWVVVMRKIIVPQAMRIAVPPLSNVLLDLIKGTALAAMITVPEIFQQAKIVGGREFDYMTMYILVALVYWAICSLFALFQNYLEKKMAVYTN, from the coding sequence ATGTTGGATGTTCAATGGCAATATATTTTTGATCCTATGTTAGCCCTAGATAGTTTACCGTATGTTTTAAAAGGGCTAGGATATACTTTAGGAATTTCAGTAACGAGCATGATAATAGGGATGGGGCTTGGTTTTTTTCTAGCTATTATGCGGATGTCAGATGTTAAAGTAGCTGATATACTTGCAAGAATATATATTTCCTTTATGAGAGGTACCCCTTTACTCGTCCTCTTATTTATTCTTTATTTTGGATTTCCTTTTATTGGAATTCAATTTTCAGCTGTAAACGCAGCTATTATTGGATTTAGTTTGAGTTCGAGTGCTTATATAGCTGAGATTATGCGTTCGGCGCTACTTTCAGTTGATAAAGGGCAATGGGAAGCTGCTTATGCTCTAGGACTAAAATGGGTCGTTGTTATGCGGAAAATTATTGTCCCGCAAGCGATGCGTATTGCTGTTCCACCATTAAGTAATGTCTTGTTGGATTTAATTAAAGGGACAGCTTTAGCAGCAATGATTACTGTGCCAGAAATATTTCAGCAAGCTAAGATCGTTGGCGGACGAGAATTTGATTATATGACAATGTATATCTTAGTAGCCTTAGTATATTGGGCAATTTGTAGTTTATTTGCTCTTTTTCAAAATTATCTTGAAAAAAAGATGGCTGTTTATACAAATTAA
- the brnQ gene encoding branched-chain amino acid transport system II carrier protein: MVNTNEQKLTLSSYLYIGSMLFGLFFGAGNLIFPVHMGQLAGSSVSWATLGFLITGIGLPFLGVVAIGVSNSSGLFELSSRIHPYYGYFMTTALYLTIGPFFALPRTGTVSYEIGLAPYIGEQYQTLGLALFTVAFFGSALLLSLKPTKILVYVGKILNPLFLIFLSVLMITAFIKPLGGIIAAPITGSYVTAPFSSGFTEGYNTMDALASLAFGIIVVQTIKGLGVTKPASIARDTIKSGLISMILMGFIYAGLAYLGTMSVGRFPVSENGGIALTQISHYYFGSLGSILLAIIVTIACLKTAIGLITACSETFHEMFPKTFSYKTYVVMFSIVACLVGNVGLTKIISYSIPVLMFLYPLAITLIILALISPLFKNRQVVYVTTTVLTLFVSIADMLNALPDAIRRLDGIQNMLTFYSTYLPLFDSGMGWLLPAMVGLIMGWIISLVTKPNAK; the protein is encoded by the coding sequence ATGGTAAACACTAATGAGCAGAAACTAACACTTTCTTCGTATCTCTATATTGGTTCAATGTTATTTGGATTATTTTTTGGTGCTGGTAATTTGATTTTTCCAGTACACATGGGTCAACTTGCAGGTTCAAGCGTTAGTTGGGCAACACTAGGTTTTTTGATTACAGGTATTGGATTGCCTTTTCTTGGGGTAGTTGCAATCGGAGTCTCTAACAGCAGTGGATTATTTGAATTATCTAGTCGTATCCATCCTTATTATGGCTATTTTATGACTACAGCTTTGTATTTAACTATTGGACCATTTTTTGCCTTACCAAGAACTGGGACCGTTTCTTATGAAATTGGACTTGCTCCCTATATCGGAGAGCAGTATCAAACACTTGGGTTAGCCCTCTTTACAGTAGCATTTTTTGGATCGGCCTTATTGCTTTCTTTAAAGCCTACTAAAATATTGGTTTATGTAGGAAAAATATTAAATCCTCTATTTTTGATTTTTTTAAGTGTTTTAATGATTACAGCCTTTATCAAGCCCTTAGGTGGAATAATAGCAGCTCCTATTACTGGAAGTTATGTAACAGCTCCTTTCTCGAGTGGGTTTACTGAAGGGTACAATACAATGGATGCGTTGGCTTCATTAGCTTTTGGTATCATTGTTGTCCAGACCATTAAAGGATTAGGAGTAACAAAACCTGCTTCAATTGCTAGAGATACCATTAAATCTGGATTAATTAGCATGATTTTAATGGGGTTCATTTACGCCGGCTTAGCTTATCTTGGAACAATGAGTGTTGGACGTTTTCCAGTTTCAGAAAATGGAGGAATTGCCTTAACTCAAATCTCTCATTATTATTTTGGCTCTTTAGGCAGTATTTTATTGGCCATTATCGTCACGATAGCTTGTTTAAAAACAGCTATCGGCCTAATTACAGCTTGTTCAGAAACATTCCATGAAATGTTCCCAAAAACATTTAGCTACAAGACCTATGTTGTTATGTTCAGTATTGTGGCTTGTTTAGTAGGAAATGTTGGCTTGACAAAAATTATTAGCTATTCAATTCCGGTTTTAATGTTTTTATATCCTTTAGCTATTACATTAATTATATTAGCATTGATTTCACCCTTATTTAAAAATCGGCAAGTTGTCTATGTTACAACAACCGTTTTAACACTATTCGTGAGTATCGCAGACATGCTAAATGCTTTGCCTGATGCTATTCGTCGATTAGATGGTATCCAAAACATGTTAACATTCTATAGTACCTATTTGCCTTTGTTTGACAGTGGCATGGGATGGTTATTGCCGGCAATGGTCGGATTGATTATGGGTTGGATAATAAGTTTAGTTACGAAACCAAATGCAAAGTGA
- a CDS encoding 3D domain-containing protein, translating into MKFSKLVISLMMAFLLVGTVPNTAFAATKMEKIEEQSLLKKEEMVKLDDEISQTLVKVNEKNTELENLQAKIEEKKATIKQTTTEIEEQKKVVDTRLEQAKDRLQTIQTSEVNQNVVVSLFESESVSDLFNRAYVLATLQSAGNDQMDIAKEEQEKLVILQEKVTTEATALEKQTDNSRKQKAELDSQVASLQKTMDDNQENLNKLDKEKKVEETRIAAAKKAEEEAAAAEKIKVTQITAKLNEEKENEKETNAPETNKVASSTQPKTEKKQEPTPTPTPAPTPAPAPAPAPSTGKTMVVSATGYSTAQPGLSTHTATGINLLKNPMVIAVDPRVIPLGTRLEVPGYGIAIAGDTGGAIKGNKIDIHFPTVGQALSWGRKTITIKILN; encoded by the coding sequence GTGAAATTTAGCAAACTAGTCATAAGTTTAATGATGGCATTTTTATTAGTAGGAACAGTTCCAAATACTGCATTTGCAGCAACAAAAATGGAGAAAATAGAGGAACAGTCGTTATTGAAAAAAGAAGAAATGGTAAAATTGGATGATGAAATTAGTCAAACATTAGTGAAGGTAAATGAAAAAAATACAGAACTTGAAAACTTACAGGCGAAGATAGAAGAAAAAAAAGCAACGATTAAGCAAACAACAACAGAAATTGAAGAACAAAAAAAAGTTGTTGATACTCGTTTAGAACAAGCTAAAGACCGTTTGCAAACGATTCAAACTTCTGAAGTGAATCAAAATGTAGTTGTTTCTTTATTTGAGTCAGAAAGTGTTTCAGATTTATTTAACCGCGCATATGTTTTAGCAACATTGCAATCTGCTGGAAACGATCAGATGGATATAGCAAAAGAAGAACAAGAAAAACTAGTTATTCTACAAGAAAAAGTAACGACTGAAGCTACAGCATTAGAGAAACAAACAGACAATTCAAGAAAACAAAAAGCTGAATTAGATAGTCAGGTTGCAAGTTTACAAAAAACAATGGATGATAATCAAGAGAACTTAAATAAGTTAGATAAAGAAAAAAAAGTCGAAGAAACAAGAATAGCAGCAGCTAAAAAGGCTGAAGAAGAAGCAGCAGCTGCTGAAAAAATCAAAGTAACTCAAATCACAGCAAAATTAAATGAAGAAAAAGAAAATGAAAAAGAAACAAATGCACCAGAAACAAATAAGGTAGCTAGTTCAACACAACCAAAAACAGAAAAAAAACAAGAACCAACACCAACACCAACACCAGCACCAACACCAGCACCAGCACCAGCACCAGCGCCTTCAACAGGCAAAACAATGGTCGTTTCAGCAACAGGGTATTCTACAGCTCAACCAGGATTGAGCACCCATACTGCAACTGGAATCAATTTATTGAAAAATCCAATGGTGATAGCTGTTGATCCACGTGTCATTCCATTAGGTACAAGACTTGAAGTTCCAGGTTATGGAATTGCTATTGCAGGAGATACTGGCGGAGCAATAAAAGGCAATAAAATCGATATTCATTTCCCAACAGTTGGACAAGCATTATCATGGGGAAGGAAAACAATTACAATCAAAATTTTAAATTAA
- the uvrC gene encoding excinuclease ABC subunit UvrC encodes MTSQHINHKLQLLPDLPGCYIMKNKEYEIIYIGKAKNLRNRVRSYFKGTHEGKTELLVKEIVDFETIITGTDKESLLLEITLIKKHQPKYNIKLKQGTSYPYLKITNERDPQLIISSEVKKDGGIYFGPYPNVYAASETQHFIQKIYPLRRCNGTQKRACLYYHMGQCLGPCDHEVPIEEYKAQIENIKRFLNGDVKTIKKELRAQMIEAASNQLYERAAEYRDQIHYIETTVERQNIITSDYTNRDVFSFYMNKGWISIQVFFIRQATLIKREATIFPCYDTPQEELSSYIVQFYQEENHILPKEILVPAEMDTAVLAEVLGISVRIPVRGRKKDMLDLATKNSEITLNEKFKLIEMDDRKTIGAVKELSEAMNLPYLTRIEAFDHSNIQGTNPVSAMVSFEDGQPNKSNYRKYKIKTVHGSNELATTEEVIRRRYERLLQEGKPLPDLILMDGGKIQVNAAINILENELGLDIPVAGMVKDNKHRTSSLIYGENHKEITLKPTSQAFYLVQRIQDEVHRFAITFHRQLRNKNSLSSKLDQIEGVGPKTRTKVLKQFKSLKKAKEANIEEIRGLGIPAKVAERIKKELD; translated from the coding sequence ATGACCAGTCAACATATAAATCATAAGTTACAACTGCTTCCTGATTTACCTGGATGCTATATAATGAAAAACAAAGAATATGAAATTATTTATATTGGAAAAGCTAAAAACCTACGAAATCGTGTACGCTCTTATTTTAAAGGAACTCATGAAGGTAAAACTGAATTACTCGTAAAAGAGATTGTGGATTTTGAAACCATCATAACAGGAACCGATAAAGAATCTTTGTTATTAGAAATTACATTAATAAAAAAACACCAACCTAAATACAATATAAAATTAAAACAAGGAACTAGCTACCCATATCTGAAAATTACAAATGAACGTGATCCTCAATTAATCATTTCCTCTGAAGTGAAAAAAGATGGGGGTATTTATTTTGGACCTTATCCAAACGTTTATGCTGCAAGTGAAACACAACATTTCATCCAAAAAATTTATCCGTTAAGAAGGTGTAATGGGACTCAAAAAAGAGCTTGTCTCTATTACCATATGGGACAATGTTTAGGACCGTGCGATCACGAAGTACCGATTGAAGAATACAAAGCACAAATAGAAAATATCAAGCGGTTTTTAAATGGCGATGTTAAAACAATTAAAAAAGAACTACGTGCTCAAATGATTGAAGCAGCTAGCAATCAACTCTACGAAAGAGCAGCTGAATACCGAGACCAAATTCACTATATAGAAACTACAGTCGAAAGGCAGAATATTATTACAAGTGATTACACAAATCGTGATGTATTTAGTTTCTACATGAACAAGGGTTGGATTTCTATACAAGTCTTTTTTATTCGGCAAGCAACATTGATTAAACGGGAAGCGACAATTTTCCCTTGTTACGATACACCGCAAGAAGAGTTGTCATCTTATATTGTCCAATTTTATCAAGAAGAGAATCACATCCTGCCTAAAGAGATTTTAGTACCTGCAGAAATGGATACAGCAGTTTTAGCAGAAGTTTTAGGGATATCAGTTAGGATACCCGTTAGAGGACGCAAAAAAGATATGCTAGATCTTGCGACGAAAAATAGTGAAATCACACTAAATGAAAAGTTTAAGCTTATTGAAATGGACGACCGAAAAACAATTGGTGCAGTAAAAGAACTATCCGAAGCGATGAATTTACCTTACCTTACTCGAATCGAAGCTTTTGATCATTCTAATATTCAAGGAACTAATCCTGTTTCTGCAATGGTATCTTTTGAAGATGGACAACCAAATAAAAGTAATTATCGTAAATATAAAATTAAAACAGTTCACGGCAGCAATGAATTAGCAACGACTGAAGAAGTTATCCGAAGACGTTATGAACGCTTGTTACAAGAAGGCAAACCACTTCCTGATTTAATTTTGATGGATGGGGGAAAAATACAAGTAAATGCGGCTATTAATATTTTAGAAAATGAATTAGGTCTAGATATACCAGTAGCTGGAATGGTTAAAGACAACAAACATCGTACATCTTCATTAATTTACGGAGAAAATCATAAAGAAATTACGTTGAAGCCAACGAGTCAAGCATTTTATTTAGTCCAACGCATTCAAGATGAAGTTCACCGTTTTGCGATTACTTTTCATCGCCAGTTACGCAATAAAAATAGCTTATCTTCTAAACTAGATCAAATAGAGGGAGTAGGACCAAAGACAAGAACTAAGGTTTTGAAACAATTCAAGTCTTTAAAAAAAGCGAAGGAAGCAAACATCGAAGAAATTAGAGGCTTAGGTATTCCCGCAAAAGTAGCAGAACGAATAAAAAAAGAATTAGATTAA
- a CDS encoding iron-sulfur cluster biosynthesis family protein produces MFLEITESAKERISLAKERVVGKLIIYYESRIGCVCGNNGIFLLKITEKEDPEVDSLIKTSIGDLPIQGWSLHFLDENIKLDFDENKHALILRGESGLINANVLIIADSGMSVFSTSSVKKEEENH; encoded by the coding sequence ATGTTTTTAGAAATAACCGAAAGCGCAAAAGAACGAATTTCTTTAGCAAAAGAACGCGTAGTTGGCAAACTCATTATTTATTACGAATCTCGAATTGGTTGTGTATGCGGGAATAACGGCATCTTCCTCTTAAAAATAACAGAAAAAGAAGACCCTGAAGTTGATTCTCTCATTAAAACTTCTATAGGTGATTTACCTATTCAAGGTTGGAGTTTACATTTCTTAGATGAAAATATAAAGCTAGATTTTGATGAAAATAAACATGCTTTGATTTTAAGAGGCGAAAGTGGATTAATCAATGCGAACGTTTTGATTATAGCTGATTCAGGTATGTCAGTATTTTCAACTAGCTCAGTTAAAAAAGAAGAAGAAAACCATTAA
- a CDS encoding amino acid ABC transporter ATP-binding protein — translation MTKLKVENLKKSFGSLEVLKDLNVEIQEGEVVCIIGPSGSGKSTFLRCLNQLEEVSGGKVIIDNNDLSDHSKNINKIRENIGMVFQHFNLFPHLTVLENITLAPKELKNQKEAEIKTHALELLETVGLSEKANDYPNSLSGGQKQRVAIARALAMQPDIMLFDEPTSALDPEMVGDVLEVMQLLARQGMTMVVVTHEMGFAKEVADRVIFMDAGYIVEEGTPEEVFNNPKNERTKDFLNKILI, via the coding sequence ATGACTAAATTAAAAGTAGAGAACCTCAAAAAAAGCTTTGGCTCATTAGAAGTCCTAAAAGATCTGAATGTAGAAATACAAGAAGGTGAGGTCGTCTGTATCATCGGCCCTTCTGGATCAGGTAAAAGTACATTTTTACGTTGCCTTAATCAACTAGAAGAGGTTTCTGGAGGAAAAGTTATTATAGACAATAACGATCTAAGTGATCATTCAAAAAATATTAATAAAATAAGAGAAAATATTGGAATGGTATTTCAACATTTTAACCTATTCCCTCATTTAACCGTATTGGAAAATATCACTTTAGCTCCAAAAGAATTAAAAAATCAAAAAGAAGCAGAAATTAAAACACACGCTTTAGAATTATTAGAAACAGTTGGCTTATCTGAAAAAGCTAATGATTATCCAAACTCCTTATCAGGTGGACAAAAACAACGTGTTGCTATTGCTAGAGCTTTAGCCATGCAACCTGATATTATGTTATTTGATGAACCAACCAGTGCTTTAGATCCTGAGATGGTAGGAGATGTATTAGAAGTTATGCAACTTCTAGCCCGCCAAGGTATGACTATGGTGGTCGTCACTCACGAAATGGGCTTTGCTAAAGAAGTTGCTGACCGAGTCATCTTTATGGATGCTGGTTATATTGTCGAAGAAGGTACTCCCGAAGAAGTCTTTAATAATCCTAAAAATGAACGAACAAAAGACTTTTTAAATAAAATATTAATATAA